The region ATAGAGCTGCGGAATAAAGATCGGCACAGACCCATAGGAGATCGAGTAAACATAAAACGGCAACGGCATCCAAAGCAGCAGCGCACTCCACCGCACCTTGCTTTTGATCGTCAACCAAAGCCCCGCCAAGGATGCAGCCGCAACCAGCCACCCCGTCTCCCACGCCGCAGCATCCACCTGCGCCGTCCGCGCATAAAGCATCAGCGACCAAGCCGGATCATGCCAGCCAAAGTAATGATGGGACCCCGGCGGCGACGTCTTCCTATCAATCTCCTTCGCCGAGTAAGGCCCGCGCATAAAGTCCAGCCAGTCATGCCCATACACATGGTTGTAAGCGAACCAGCTCAGCGGCCCCGCAACCGTAATCAGAGTGAACCCAACAAACACGCCCGCAAGCTTAGCCCGCATCGCAGGCTCTTTCCAAAGCGTCCATGCGATCACGCACCAGACAGCAGCACCCAACACCCACCCGTCATACCGCGTCATCACCGCACAAAAGATCAGTACGCCCAGCCCCAACATTCTGCGCCCTGCACCCAGCGGACGAGCAGCCTCAATCGCCTCCACACACTCCAACGTCACCAGCGTGATCCAGATCATCAACGCCAGGAACAACGGCTCCGTCATCGCAGTCGAAGTCAGATAAAGCAGGTTGGCATTCATCGCCAGAAATGCCGTGGCCACCAGCGCCCAACGCGGCACCAGCACCCGCCGCGCCAGCCTGTAGAACCCCAGCACCCCAACCACATAGCAGATCAGCGAAGGCCACGCTCCCGCCATCCCATCCTGCCACCACTCCATCTTCCAGATAAACGGAGTCATCAGCAGATGCGGCAGCGGAAGCCACACGCCGCCAAGCTGCGCCAGCCCCGGATACTTCGTATCCACAATCCGTCTTGCGATCCCAAGATGCGCCACCGCATCGCCATACAGCATCATCGTGCCGCGCATCGCGGAGATCGCAATCGCAATAAACCCCAGCACCACCGCGCCCATGGAGATGGGAAGCATATCCTCCCGCAGCGCCGGCGTCACCGCATCCGGATCACGCGGCGGCCCTTGTACCAGCGGCCCACCGCGCCTCCCCCTACGCCCGCGCGTGCTCAAGGTGCGAGATCTCCATGAACAGTCCGAAGCGCTTCTCAATCTCCTCGCGGCTCAACTCCTGCATCCGCTCGGTCCCAAACTTCTCCACCGCAAACGAACCCATTACGCTGCCATAAAACAGTGCGCGACGAAACACACCGGGCGTCAGCTTCGGCTGCGAAGCGATGTACCCATAGAACCCACCCGCAAACGAGTCACCCGCCCCCGTAGGATCGACGACCTCACTCAAAGGCAGCGCAGGCGCACGGAAAGGCTTCGCAATTCCATCGGTTCCTGCGAACGACCTGTCACAGAAGAAAGCCGAAGCACCATACTCGCCATGCTTGATCACCAGCGCCTTCGGCCCCATCGCCATCACGGCCTCGGCCGCCTTCACCATGTTCTGCTCACCGGCCAGCATACGAGCCTCGCCGTCGTTGATCAGCAGCACATCCAGTTCCTTCAGCACCTTCTTCAGGTTTTCGTTATGGTCTGCGATCCAGTAGTTCATCGTATCGCCGCAAACCATCTTCACCTCCGGCATCTGCTTGCGAACCTCCGCCTGCAGCACCGGATCGATGTTCGCCAGAAAGAGATACTCGCTGTCCTTGTAAGCATCGGGGATCTTGGGTGAGAACGTAGCGAACACATTCAGATCCGTCCCCAGCGTCTTCGCCTCGTTCAAACTCCCCGAGTACGATCCCGTCCAGTGAAAGCTCAACCCATCCGCATGCTCAATGCCCCGAGTATCGATGCCGCGCTTCGTCAGCACCGCCTCATGCTCCGCCGTAAAGTCCTCGCCGACGACGCCAATCACACGCACGTCGGTAAAGTAACTCGCAGCCAGCGAAAAGTAAGTCGCCGCACCACCCAGAATCTTATTCGCCTTACCAGACGGCGTCTCCAAAGTATCGAACGCCACAGAACCCACAACCAATATCGACATCAACTCTCCCTAACTAAAAATTCCCGTCATTCTGAGCGAAGCGAAGAACCCCCGTATTGGTCTTTGCTTTTGCTGTTGCTTTTGTTGTTGTTGCTTGCTCGCTAGTCCCTAGGCTCTAGTCCCTGCTCTTACAAATATTTCCCAATCAACAAATCCAGCTTCTTCTTAGTAGCATCCGGAATCATCGTCTTATCCGTCATAATCGCGAACTTCATAGCCTCAGCAAAAGGGCTCTTCTCGCCCTTAGGCAGAGCAGCCACAGCAGCCCGCACAACCTTAGCCGCATTCCCGGAGTTCTGGTGCATCACCGCGACCACCTGCTCGACGGTCACATCGTCATGCCCTTCGCGCCAGCAGTCATAGTCCGTCACCATCGCCATCGTCGCGTAGCTCATCTCCGCCTCGCGAGCCAGCTTCGCCTCCTGCAGATTGGTCATCCCAATCACATCCGCACCCCAGCTCCGATACAGATTCGATTCAGCCCGCGTAGAGAACTGCGGCCCTTCAATGCACACATAAGACCCGCCCAGCTTGCCGACGACGCCAACCTCTTTACAAGCCGTCTCAAAAGCCTTCGCCACAACCGAGCAGATCGGGTCCCCAAACCCCACATGCGCCACCACGCCATCGCCAAAGAACGTCCCGATACGCGCAAACGTACGATCGATAAACTGATCCGGAATCACGAAGTCCGTAGGCTTATGTTCTTCCTTCAGGCTACCCACCGCGGACACGGAAAGAATGTACTCTACCCCCAGCTTCTTCATCCCCCAGATATTCGCGCGGAAGTTCAGCTCCGTCGGCGTAATCCGATGTCCACGCCCATGTCGCGCCAAAAACGCAACCTTGCGCCCATCCAGTTCGCCGACCATATAAGCATCAGAGGGCGCACCAAACGGAGTCTCGATCGCCACTTCCTGCAGCCCGCTCAATCCCGGCATCGCATACAGCCCGCTGCCCCCGATAATCCCAATCTCAACCTTATCCAAACCAATCTCCTAATCTATCCACGGTCGTCATTCTGAGCGAAGCTCAGAACCTCCGTATTGGCACTTGCATTTCAACAACTACCGCCCACCAGTATATCGTTCCATCAGCCCAGCCTTCATCACGCCAAAGCCCGCCATCCCCTTCACCAACCCATACGTCAGCTCCCGCGTTGGCTGCATAGCCATCTTCATAGGCCCACGCCCCTGCACCTCCAGAAACCCGGAGTGCAGCTTCCGCGCCGCCGCCAGCCCAATCCCCTCAGACACAAACACCGTCTCCCCCGAAACCGAAAGCACCACATCCCCTTCGCTCGTCGAGAACACCTGCTCATCCACCTGCTCGTCGGCGTTCCGTTCCTTCAACCCGCTGTACTTACGTGGAAGCTGCTCGCCGTACACGCGCAGAAACGTCTGCGCCGCCTCCTCGCTCTTCCAACGCGAAAAGTAAACCAACCCCACAGAGCCCGTACTCGCCTTGTCCGCAACGGATGCACTCTTCCGCTGCCCCGCATAGTAGACCCCGCCATCCCACTCCGCCGCCAACGCTGTCCCCAACTCGCGCCCGCCAAACAGCGTCACCAGCATCTCCACGTCGAGCTCACCCATCACCCCAACGTCATACGGCTCATACTCCGCATCCAGCACCGCATGAACATCCGGCATCCGCAACACCGGCACCGGCACATGCGCCATATACGCATCCGGATTCATGATCTGGAACGTAGAGCTGGGCGGGTCAGCCAGCACCCCTGCAAACGCCGCGTCCTTACCCTTCTTCACCAGCACCGCCTGCTCAAACCCCAGCCCATCCCCATAAGGAAACAGCAGCGACCGCTGCAGAAGCAAAGGAGCCCGCGCCAGCATCGGCGAGCTGCTCGCATCGCTCGCACTCTCCCGGATCTTCTGCCCCACATCCGGCGCATCCTTCAGCGTCCGCCCCGTGTCCTTGAGGCTGTAGTCGACGAACACCACCATCGCCTGCCCCTCGGTCACTGCCTGCCGCGCCGTCTCCAGTTCATCCACCTGCACGCGTGAATTATCCTCGCTCGCAGTCTTGGAGATCCCCTTCAAACCATTGCTCGACCACTTCTCCAGCCCCACCTTCTGGTCCTGGCAGGCGTGCGTCAGCTCATGCGCCAGCACCGGCTTCTGGTCCTCCGGGTCCACCCAGTTCAGCAGGTTCACCACCTTCGTGCGCGAGTCGTAGAAGCCCGCCACCTGCTCCGTCAGCAGACTCAACAGGAACGGCCGCAAGCTGAAGTCCCGGCTCAGCAGCCCAAACTTCTTCAACACGATCTCAGACCGCTGCAGCCGCTTGGAGCTCTCATCCTCATCAAAGTTCTTCTCGAGATACCGGGTCACCTCCGCCCGCGCCAGCAACCGCCGCTTCACATGCTCCACCGGCGCCAGTCCGGAGTCCTTACTCACAAACCCCATCACAGAATCCACAGAATCGAACAGCTCTCGCGTCTGCTCCTTCGTCATCAACTTATCCGGAGCTGCCGCCTGCGCCCCCGCACCAACCGCACACCCCACCATCAACCCAAGCAGGAAAACCCGGCTACCCCAACCCAAACCGCTCGTACCACTCGACGGGTCATTCTGAGCGAAGCGAAGAACCTCAGTAGCGGCTGTTGCGGTTGCTTGTTCTAGGTCGTCATTCTGAGCGAAGCTCAGAACCTCAGTATTGGCGGTTGCAGTTGTCTGTTTCAAGCAGTCATTCTGCGCGAAGCGGAGAATCCCCGTAGTTGCCCTTGCACTTGCAGTTGTCTTCCCACCGCTCATCCCCAGAATCAATCCCTACCTCCGCCGCATCTCTATACTCTAAGTGTACGCACGGCCATCTATGTCCCTTACCGCCCTACTACAATCCGCGTCCTTCGCCCCCATCACCAATCTAGGCTGGATCAAGGTCACCGGCTCCGACCGAACCCGCTGGCTCAACGGCATGGTCACCAACAACATCACCGCCCTCACGCCCGGCCAGGGCTGTTACAACTTCGTCCTCTCCAACCAGGGCCGCATCCAGGCAGACCTCACCGCCTTCCCCACGGAAGACGCCATCCTCCTCGAAACCGACCTGACCAGAATTCCCGCGCTAACGGCCTTGTTTGACCGCTTCATCATCATGGACGACGTCGAACTCGAAGACATCTCCCCCACCCGAGCAGGCCTAACTCTCATCGGCCCCGCCGCCCTTCGCCCCCTGCTCGACCTGGGCCTAACCCCGTTGGCCCTCCTCCCCCTCGAAACCTCCCAGATCACCTGGAACGGTGCAGAAGTCACCTTCATCCACGCCCACAGCCCCCTGATCCCGCGCTTCGAACTCTGGTCAGACCCCAAAACCATAGCCCTCCTCACCGCAGCCCTCGAAGCAGCAAACATCCCCCAGGCCGCTGAAGATGACCTGGAACACCTCCGCCTCCTCGAAGGCACCCCCCTCTACGGCACCGACATCCGCGACAAGGAACTCCCGCAGGAGACCGCCCAGCTCCGAGCCCTCCACTTCTCCAAAGGCTGTTACCTCGGCCAGGAAATCGTAGAGCGCATCAACTCCCGCGGCGCAGTCCACCGCACCTTCGCCGGCTTCCTCCTCACCGGCGACCTCCCGCCCGCAGGCACCCCCCTCACCGCCGACGAAAAACCCGTAGGCGAGATCACCAGCGCCGCCCGCATCCCCCTCCCCACCGGCGACATCCAGCTGGCCCTCGGCTACATCCGCCGCGAAGCCCTCGACCGCGCCGCCACCATCACCTACCCCGGCGGCACCGCCATCGCGGTCAAGCTCCCCACGGAAGCCGCCCGCACCCAGCCAGCCTGACGCATCCCCCCTGCATCGGATATCCTTGAGATCCAAGTCCTGAATCGAGTGTGACCATGTCCGACAAGCCCCTCCCGTTCGTCATCAACGACCGCCGCAAGTTCAACTCCGAAGGCGAACTCCGCCCCGAATCCGAGCGCGCACCTGATCCCGAACCCACCCCCAAAGCCCCCACACCCATCTCGGAACCCGAGCAGCACCCCGCCCCGCACCTCGTCACCGAGACCTCGGAAGAAACCACAGAAGTAACCGCAGAAGAAGCAGAAGACCCCAACCTCCCCCCGCCCCCCACCGCCGAGCAGATGGAGCAGGCCCGCCTCGCCTTTGAGGCCACCGCCGAGCGCCTGGAAATCGCCATCCGCTCCGCCAATCCCGGCATGGATCACCCCCCCGCCATGTCCTTCGAGCAGATCGTCCAGTCCGTCTATATGCAGTCCATCATGCAGCTCGGCGGCGGCGCGCAGGAGGGCCAGCAGCCCCAGGTCGACATCCTCGGAGCCAAGCAAAGCATCGACATGCTCGCCGTCCTCTCCGCCAAAACCGCCGGCAACCTCGCAGAGTCCGAGCAGCACCTCATCGACAGCGCCCTCTTCGAGCTCCGCCTCGCCTTCCTCGAAATCACCCAGGCCCTCGCCCGCAGCGCCCAGGCCAGAGCCACCCAGGGCCCACCCCCCGGAGGCGCACCTACCCCCGGAGGCCGCCCCGGCCCCAGCCTCATCCGCTAACCCAAAGCTCATATCCCCACAAATGCGGGTGCCCCATGTCTCGAACCTGAGACATGGGGTTTTTCGCCTAAGCCGTCAAACAAAGCCATCATCAGGCGACAACTCACTGCCCCCAAAACACCCGGTAGACAGCTGAAGTCGAAACCATAAAAACCGCCGCCCCAAACGTATACCGAGTCTCAACCGTCACCACTCATCTCCCGCGGCAAACTACCGTTCGGGATACATTGGCAATCTTCTCCCGGAAGATCAATCGCCTAGTCCGAGACATAAAAAACCGGAGAGATCATCACTGATCTCTCCGGCAGCTCTAATCCCAAACAGGCAGCTAGAACTTGTAATGCAGTGACAGTTGCAGCGTACGCGGAATCGAACGAGTGTTGTTGATCTGGCCAAAGTTGCTATCCGAGATCCCGTTATCTGGGTTCAGGTAGCTCGCAATGTTGGCGATGTTGAACGCGTCGGCCCGGAACTCCAGCGCATTCTCGTGATAGAGAGTGAATGATTTACCAGCCGTGAGGTCGACGTCCTCATAGCCAGGCGCGCGTTCGCTCCCAGGACTGGCGGTTCCAAACTGATTCGTATTCGGCGTGCCGTACGCGCAATTACCGTTGTTCTGGCCGTTTGCCGCAATGCAGGGTTGAGCTGAGAGATCGGTGCCAAACCAGTTGTTCAGCGTGCGGCCTGTGATCTTCAGGTGACGGTAATGGTTAGCGCGCGACGCACGATTGTTGACGCTTGTCGTATCGGGTGCGTTGATCGTGACCGGCAGCCCGGAGAAAGCCATCACCGTTCCGGAAATCTTCCAGCCGCCGGCTGCTAGATCCAGATAATGGTTCATGCCGCCACCGTACTGCTTGCCACGGCCAAATGGCAGGGCATAGACCATGGTCCCCGAAAGGTTATGACGGGAGTCAAAACCGCTTGGGCCGTAGTCTGCATGCCCGTTGTATCCGTTCTGCCAGTACGCACTCGCGCCGCTGACGCTCGCCGTCCCAAAGAAGCCCGGGTTATTCGTCATTGCCTTGGAAAGCGTGTAGTTAATGGTGTACTCCAGCCCGTTATGCTGCCGGCGACGAAGCTGCAACTGCAGTGCGTTGTAGTTCATCATCGATTCCGTCTCCGTCACGACCACCGCACCCGTCTGACCGACGGTAGCGACATACGGAGCCACGGCGCCCGGAGCAGTCAACTGATTACCGGCGCGGGCGTCGATCAGGTGCTGACCCGTCTGCCCCAAATAGCTCGCCACCACGGATGTCGTGTTGTTCACCTGGTACTCACCGGAGAGCGAGTACTCCTGAATGAACGCGGGCTTAATGTTCTTGTCCCACGCACGAATCGTATTGCTGGACGTCGCCGCAGCGAAGCTAGATGGCAGCGCCGTTGCGGTCGGCAGAGGAGTACCAGGGCTCGTCGCCGTCGCCGCAACCGCCTGGTACTGATAGGCAGACTGGAACGGTGGGTTGAAGTTCAGGCGAAGGTTCGCACCCGTGCCTTCCAGGTAGTTCGTAATGCCGTAACCGCCACGAATCACCATGCGCGCCTTCGGATTGTAGGCAAAACCAAACCGCGGCATGAAGTTAGTGTAGGTCGGATGGTAGAGCGCACGAGCATCGCCAAACGCATTGGCCGCTCCTGCGGTACCGGCTAGCCAGTACAGACCTGTGGTCAGGTCCAGATTGGCCTGCTTGTTGTTGACCTCGTAGATCGGCTGGTCGTACTCATAGCGCAACCCGATATTCACGGTCAGCTTGGCGGTGGGCTTCCAGTCGTCCTGAACAAAGGCTGCATCACGATACTGGCGCTGGCCGGACCGGCCGCTGTTCGCTCCGATGCCGGCGTAGTAGACCTGACCGGTGACGAAGTCGGGAACGGTCGACCC is a window of Granulicella tundricola MP5ACTX9 DNA encoding:
- the ygfZ gene encoding CAF17-like 4Fe-4S cluster assembly/insertion protein YgfZ produces the protein MSLTALLQSASFAPITNLGWIKVTGSDRTRWLNGMVTNNITALTPGQGCYNFVLSNQGRIQADLTAFPTEDAILLETDLTRIPALTALFDRFIIMDDVELEDISPTRAGLTLIGPAALRPLLDLGLTPLALLPLETSQITWNGAEVTFIHAHSPLIPRFELWSDPKTIALLTAALEAANIPQAAEDDLEHLRLLEGTPLYGTDIRDKELPQETAQLRALHFSKGCYLGQEIVERINSRGAVHRTFAGFLLTGDLPPAGTPLTADEKPVGEITSAARIPLPTGDIQLALGYIRREALDRAATITYPGGTAIAVKLPTEAARTQPA
- a CDS encoding PfkB family carbohydrate kinase, whose translation is MSILVVGSVAFDTLETPSGKANKILGGAATYFSLAASYFTDVRVIGVVGEDFTAEHEAVLTKRGIDTRGIEHADGLSFHWTGSYSGSLNEAKTLGTDLNVFATFSPKIPDAYKDSEYLFLANIDPVLQAEVRKQMPEVKMVCGDTMNYWIADHNENLKKVLKELDVLLINDGEARMLAGEQNMVKAAEAVMAMGPKALVIKHGEYGASAFFCDRSFAGTDGIAKPFRAPALPLSEVVDPTGAGDSFAGGFYGYIASQPKLTPGVFRRALFYGSVMGSFAVEKFGTERMQELSREEIEKRFGLFMEISHLEHARA
- the mtnP gene encoding S-methyl-5'-thioadenosine phosphorylase, with the protein product MDKVEIGIIGGSGLYAMPGLSGLQEVAIETPFGAPSDAYMVGELDGRKVAFLARHGRGHRITPTELNFRANIWGMKKLGVEYILSVSAVGSLKEEHKPTDFVIPDQFIDRTFARIGTFFGDGVVAHVGFGDPICSVVAKAFETACKEVGVVGKLGGSYVCIEGPQFSTRAESNLYRSWGADVIGMTNLQEAKLAREAEMSYATMAMVTDYDCWREGHDDVTVEQVVAVMHQNSGNAAKVVRAAVAALPKGEKSPFAEAMKFAIMTDKTMIPDATKKKLDLLIGKYL
- a CDS encoding ArnT family glycosyltransferase → MSTRGRRGRRGGPLVQGPPRDPDAVTPALREDMLPISMGAVVLGFIAIAISAMRGTMMLYGDAVAHLGIARRIVDTKYPGLAQLGGVWLPLPHLLMTPFIWKMEWWQDGMAGAWPSLICYVVGVLGFYRLARRVLVPRWALVATAFLAMNANLLYLTSTAMTEPLFLALMIWITLVTLECVEAIEAARPLGAGRRMLGLGVLIFCAVMTRYDGWVLGAAVWCVIAWTLWKEPAMRAKLAGVFVGFTLITVAGPLSWFAYNHVYGHDWLDFMRGPYSAKEIDRKTSPPGSHHYFGWHDPAWSLMLYARTAQVDAAAWETGWLVAAASLAGLWLTIKSKVRWSALLLWMPLPFYVYSISYGSVPIFIPQLYPHSYYNSRYGMEMLPCFALFGAVGLSALAVWLKPRQPLVVRFMQPVMLMLIVLNTIWMLHKTPLVLKEAQVNSMGRISLETALANQLVTFAPGAPIMMETGSFVGALQKAGIPLKQTLTPSDYYKGLTTPAEKAAYVISFAGDDVAKAVTAHPEGLTEMTILCSTGQPCARVYRSDRFLGAGNRP
- a CDS encoding DUF1844 domain-containing protein, which gives rise to MSDKPLPFVINDRRKFNSEGELRPESERAPDPEPTPKAPTPISEPEQHPAPHLVTETSEETTEVTAEEAEDPNLPPPPTAEQMEQARLAFEATAERLEIAIRSANPGMDHPPAMSFEQIVQSVYMQSIMQLGGGAQEGQQPQVDILGAKQSIDMLAVLSAKTAGNLAESEQHLIDSALFELRLAFLEITQALARSAQARATQGPPPGGAPTPGGRPGPSLIR